From Polynucleobacter paludilacus:
GGTCAAATTGCCCTGAGCCAGTAGCTCCGAAGCCATTTTTTGAGAAAACCGCTCCCCCTGAGGTGCTAATAAACAAATGGGGCCACTGGAGATGCTCTGCGTCTGATGCTCTACCTTGATCGCATTTACGGTGTCTTCTAATGGCTTAACCATCATCACCATGCCAGGGCCGCCACCATAAGCACGATCATCAACAGTTTTACGGGGATCACTTGAGTAGTCTCTGGGGTTCCAGAGTTTGACTTGGGCTAAATTGTGCTCACATGCACGGCCAGTGATGCCCCATTGCGTTAATGCAGTGAACATTTCTGGAAAGATAGTCAGGACATCAAAGCGCATGTTGATCTACTTTACCAATCCGCTTGCCAATCAAGCGTAATGCATTTTTTAGACAGGTCTACGCTTTGCACGACGTCTTTGACAAAAGGAACTAACTGCTTAGTCATGCCATCAGCAAGATTACCCAAAGCAATCACACCGTGAGCACCATTCTCGGTCACATCTAAAACTTGACCCAAATGGATCCCTTCTAAATTGACAGCATCACAACCAATTAAATCGACCCAGTAATAACTGTCCGCTTCTGCGTTTGGGAAAGTATCGCGCGCTACAAGTATGCGCGCACCTTTTAAGGCCAGAGCTTGGTCCCGATTCGTCACACCACCTAAAGTAATGACAACGGTTCCGCTGTGCATCTTAGCTTGCTTAAGCTCATACAACTCTAGCGTTGGCTTGGTTTTAACTTGCGCAACAGCTACTCCGCGTGGCAGCAGAGATAGCCAAACGGCTTTGCTGGAAAGTAATGCTACGGGATCAGATGAATGTGGGCGAACCTTGAGTTGGCCTCGCAGGCCTTGGGCATC
This genomic window contains:
- the rimM gene encoding ribosome maturation factor RimM (Essential for efficient processing of 16S rRNA), translated to MSTPSLEDLIELGSIQDAQGLRGQLKVRPHSSDPVALLSSKAVWLSLLPRGVAVAQVKTKPTLELYELKQAKMHSGTVVITLGGVTNRDQALALKGARILVARDTFPNAEADSYYWVDLIGCDAVNLEGIHLGQVLDVTENGAHGVIALGNLADGMTKQLVPFVKDVVQSVDLSKKCITLDWQADW